The following are from one region of the Paenibacillus sabinae T27 genome:
- a CDS encoding phosphate ABC transporter substrate-binding protein, protein MRSRKSWFLALALTSVLALSACGNNGGNNSANGGNAGASSAPTETNSGAELSGSILASGSTALQPLVEQVAEKFMEQHAGLDIQVQGGGSGTGLTQVAEKQVDIGNSDVFAEEKLKDADAEKAKALVDHQVAVVAIAAVTNPAAGVDNLTKQQLVDIFTGKVTNWKEVGGADQKIQIINRPASSGTRATFEKFALGTKTEDLPGSIQEDSSGTVKKIVAETPGAIGYLALSYLDETVKTLKYDSVDPSVDNVISGKYPVWAYEHMYTNGEPTETVKAFLDYFLTDEVQNGDVTELGYIPASKMQVSRDVAGNVTNK, encoded by the coding sequence ATGCGCTCTAGAAAATCCTGGTTTTTGGCACTTGCATTAACTAGCGTTTTGGCACTTTCGGCATGCGGAAATAACGGGGGAAACAATTCGGCCAACGGCGGCAACGCCGGGGCTAGCAGCGCGCCTACAGAAACAAACAGCGGCGCAGAACTGAGCGGTTCGATTCTGGCATCCGGTTCCACGGCTCTTCAGCCGCTGGTTGAGCAGGTTGCCGAGAAATTCATGGAGCAGCATGCTGGCCTGGACATTCAGGTTCAAGGCGGCGGCAGCGGTACAGGCCTCACACAAGTTGCGGAAAAACAAGTCGATATCGGTAACTCCGACGTATTCGCGGAAGAGAAATTGAAAGATGCGGACGCTGAAAAAGCGAAGGCGCTTGTCGATCATCAAGTGGCAGTTGTTGCGATTGCGGCAGTAACCAATCCGGCTGCAGGCGTTGACAATCTGACCAAACAGCAGCTGGTTGATATTTTCACCGGCAAAGTCACCAACTGGAAAGAAGTTGGCGGCGCGGATCAAAAAATCCAGATCATCAACCGTCCGGCAAGCTCCGGAACACGCGCTACATTCGAGAAGTTTGCACTGGGAACCAAGACGGAAGACCTTCCGGGTTCGATCCAGGAAGATTCCTCGGGTACCGTTAAAAAGATCGTAGCCGAAACACCGGGAGCAATCGGATACCTGGCTCTGTCTTACCTCGACGAAACGGTGAAAACATTGAAATACGACAGCGTTGACCCTTCCGTGGACAATGTAATCAGCGGTAAATATCCGGTTTGGGCATACGAGCATATGTACACGAACGGCGAACCGACTGAAACAGTTAAAGCATTCCTCGATTACTTCTTGACCGACGAGGTTCAAAATGGAGATGTAACCGAGCTGGGCTACATTCCGGCCTCGAAGATGCAGGTTTCCCGCGACGTTGCCGGTAACGTAACAAACAAATAA
- the pstC gene encoding phosphate ABC transporter permease subunit PstC, which yields MIVQNNKIAQNHKSRIEKHHIEDFIGRSYMSFCVLLLIVAIISMVYFVMSKGVSTFVVDKVSISDFFFGTKWSPEGNNPSFGALPFIAGSFITTLLAALIASPLSICAALFMTEIVPGWGKKLLQPVIELLSGIPSVVYGFVGLSVIVPFLRDVFPGQGIGVAAGSIVLSVMILPTITSVAVDALSALPQNLKESSFALGATRWQTISGVIIPTTLPAILTGVVLGMARAFGEALAVQMVIGNAPFIPKSLFESASTLTSVITLGMGNTTMGSPQNNSLWSMALVLMLMTFLFVFIVRLLEKRRAI from the coding sequence ATGATAGTGCAAAACAACAAAATCGCGCAGAATCACAAGTCGCGTATTGAAAAACATCATATCGAAGACTTCATCGGACGTTCTTATATGTCCTTTTGCGTGCTTCTACTGATTGTCGCCATTATATCGATGGTGTATTTTGTAATGTCTAAAGGAGTTTCAACGTTTGTCGTCGATAAAGTCAGCATTTCGGATTTCTTTTTCGGGACGAAGTGGTCACCGGAAGGCAATAATCCATCATTTGGAGCATTGCCATTCATCGCGGGTTCATTTATCACGACGCTCCTGGCTGCGCTGATTGCAAGTCCCCTTAGCATTTGCGCCGCTCTGTTCATGACCGAAATCGTTCCGGGTTGGGGCAAAAAACTCCTTCAGCCTGTCATCGAGCTGCTGTCAGGTATCCCTTCTGTCGTTTACGGCTTTGTGGGACTCAGCGTTATTGTTCCCTTTTTGCGGGATGTGTTCCCCGGACAAGGGATCGGCGTAGCCGCCGGCTCGATCGTGCTGTCTGTTATGATTCTGCCCACGATCACCAGCGTAGCAGTCGATGCGCTGTCCGCGCTTCCACAGAATTTGAAGGAATCCTCCTTTGCTCTTGGAGCGACCCGCTGGCAGACTATTAGCGGTGTTATCATTCCAACCACGCTGCCTGCCATTCTGACCGGCGTCGTACTTGGCATGGCCCGCGCTTTCGGCGAGGCGCTTGCGGTCCAAATGGTCATCGGAAACGCGCCGTTTATACCGAAATCGCTGTTTGAGTCGGCATCAACGCTCACGAGCGTCATCACATTGGGGATGGGTAATACTACAATGGGATCGCCGCAGAACAATTCGCTTTGGAGCATGGCGCTGGTACTCATGCTGATGACCTTCTTGTTCGTCTTCATTGTCCGCCTGCTGGAAAAAAGGAGGGCAATCTAA
- the pstA gene encoding phosphate ABC transporter permease PstA encodes MKARTKDKIATAVIVTLALLIVAVLAGLLGYILFRGLNHISWDFLTSAPRKIRAGGGIGPQLFNSLFLLVLTLLITVPLGLGAGIFMAEYARPGRITAFIRLIVEVLSSFPSIVVGLFGLLLIVNIFGLGFSLVSGALALTVFNLPLMVRITEQAFRSVPAQQKEAGFALGLSKWKIVTTVLFPVALPAIITGTILSAGRVFGEAAALMFTAGMSSPRLNFNDWNPLSPSSPLNPFRPAETLAVHIWKVNSEGLAPDAVQIAAGASAVLVITVLIFNLVARYMGRLIYRKLTASRRMN; translated from the coding sequence ATGAAAGCAAGAACGAAGGACAAAATTGCTACTGCAGTCATTGTAACCCTTGCTCTCTTGATTGTAGCCGTCCTGGCCGGTCTGCTCGGTTACATTTTGTTTAGAGGCTTAAACCATATCAGCTGGGACTTTCTGACGTCGGCTCCAAGAAAAATCCGTGCCGGCGGAGGCATCGGCCCGCAGCTGTTCAACTCGCTGTTCCTGCTTGTCCTGACGCTGCTGATTACCGTTCCGCTTGGGCTTGGAGCAGGCATTTTCATGGCCGAGTATGCTCGTCCCGGAAGAATTACAGCATTTATCCGTCTGATCGTTGAAGTCTTGTCTTCCTTCCCGTCGATTGTCGTCGGATTGTTCGGTCTGCTGCTCATCGTCAATATATTCGGTCTTGGCTTCTCCCTAGTATCGGGAGCGCTGGCCCTTACCGTATTCAATCTTCCGCTGATGGTACGGATCACCGAGCAGGCGTTCCGCAGCGTTCCCGCTCAGCAGAAAGAAGCCGGATTCGCGCTCGGGCTCTCCAAATGGAAAATCGTTACCACCGTCCTGTTCCCGGTGGCGCTACCCGCGATAATAACCGGAACGATTCTGTCCGCAGGCCGGGTATTCGGTGAAGCCGCCGCCCTGATGTTCACGGCGGGCATGAGCAGCCCGCGGTTGAATTTTAACGACTGGAATCCGCTGAGCCCGTCTTCGCCGCTGAACCCGTTCCGCCCGGCCGAGACGCTGGCTGTACACATTTGGAAGGTCAACAGCGAAGGTCTTGCGCCTGATGCGGTACAGATTGCCGCTGGAGCGTCTGCCGTCCTGGTCATTACGGTACTGATCTTTAATCTGGTCGCCCGCTACATGGGCCGATTGATCTACCGGAAGCTAACCGCATCGCGAAGAATGAATTAG
- the pstB gene encoding phosphate ABC transporter ATP-binding protein PstB, whose protein sequence is MEATLTAPHVLQESKVEKNFRTENLSIFYGTYEAVKGISLPFPEKSVTALIGPSGCGKSTFLRSLNRMNDEISGSTTKGSIWIDGVDINASGTDVIKLRQKIGMVWQKPNPFYKSIYDNIAFGPRYHGVKGKKALDEIVESSLRRAALWDEVKDRLKDSALALSGGQQQRLCIARALSVNPRILLLDEPASALDPVSTGKIEELIKELKEELRIVIVTHNMQQAARISDYTAYFYLGQLIEYGLTEKVFTNPDNSMTQEYIMGRFG, encoded by the coding sequence ATGGAAGCAACACTTACGGCACCGCATGTTTTACAGGAATCGAAGGTAGAGAAGAATTTCCGCACCGAAAATTTAAGCATTTTCTACGGCACGTACGAAGCCGTCAAAGGCATCAGCCTGCCTTTCCCGGAGAAGTCGGTTACGGCGCTGATCGGCCCTTCGGGCTGCGGTAAATCGACCTTTCTCCGGTCGCTCAACCGGATGAACGATGAAATTTCCGGGTCGACAACCAAAGGCAGCATTTGGATCGACGGGGTGGATATTAACGCCTCTGGCACCGATGTCATCAAGCTGCGCCAGAAAATCGGCATGGTCTGGCAGAAGCCGAATCCGTTTTACAAATCGATCTACGACAACATCGCTTTCGGACCGAGATATCACGGGGTGAAGGGTAAGAAAGCGCTCGACGAAATTGTCGAGAGCAGTCTCCGGCGCGCAGCGTTGTGGGACGAGGTTAAGGACCGTCTGAAGGATTCCGCTCTTGCGCTCTCCGGCGGCCAGCAGCAGCGTCTCTGTATTGCTCGGGCACTGTCGGTCAATCCGCGAATTCTTCTGCTGGACGAACCCGCATCGGCGCTTGACCCGGTTTCCACCGGCAAGATTGAAGAGCTGATCAAGGAACTGAAAGAGGAGCTGCGCATCGTTATTGTTACCCACAACATGCAGCAGGCGGCGCGGATCTCGGATTATACGGCATACTTTTATCTCGGTCAGTTGATTGAATACGGGCTGACGGAGAAGGTATTCACCAATCCGGATAATTCGATGACCCAGGAATATATCATGGGCCGTTTTGGCTGA
- a CDS encoding MBL fold metallo-hydrolase: protein MRITRDSWMLQLTWMPRLFPVNCYLVEEDKDLTLIDAGMPFSLNGILSTVQSLGKPLARIVLTHAHGDHVGALDALKKQLPEAELYISERDSALLRGDSSLRPGEPPTPIRGAVPKNITSVPDHLLHDGDQIGSLTAILTPGHTPGSMSFLDRRSGTVFAGDAFQTFRGTAVSGTVIPLFPFPAMATWNKEAALESAIKIAQLKPSLLAVGHGNLLKQPGERLSAAIAKAEAELKPQGLIS from the coding sequence ATGAGAATTACGCGTGATAGCTGGATGCTTCAACTGACTTGGATGCCGCGCCTGTTTCCGGTAAACTGTTATCTTGTGGAGGAAGACAAAGACCTTACCCTGATTGATGCGGGAATGCCTTTCAGCCTGAACGGCATTCTAAGCACCGTCCAATCACTCGGAAAGCCGCTTGCCCGGATTGTGCTGACTCATGCGCACGGCGACCACGTCGGCGCGCTCGATGCTTTGAAGAAACAGCTGCCCGAAGCCGAGCTGTATATTTCGGAGAGAGACTCGGCGCTGCTGCGCGGCGACAGCTCGCTGCGTCCGGGCGAACCGCCAACGCCTATTCGCGGTGCGGTTCCCAAGAACATCACCAGTGTTCCCGATCATTTGCTTCACGATGGCGACCAGATCGGTTCGCTGACAGCCATTCTCACACCGGGACATACACCGGGGTCGATGTCTTTCCTCGACCGGCGGAGCGGTACGGTGTTCGCGGGCGATGCGTTTCAGACCTTTCGCGGGACAGCGGTATCCGGTACAGTCATTCCTTTGTTCCCGTTTCCGGCCATGGCCACCTGGAACAAAGAAGCCGCATTGGAGAGCGCCATTAAAATCGCGCAGCTGAAACCTTCGCTTCTGGCGGTAGGGCACGGGAACTTGTTGAAGCAGCCCGGTGAACGGTTAAGCGCAGCGATTGCGAAGGCTGAAGCGGAACTTAAACCACAAGGTCTCATTTCCTAA
- a CDS encoding TetR/AcrR family transcriptional regulator — MSPRAGLGRGKIVTAAAQIADEHGMEGVTLAALAAKLGVRPPSLYNHINGQAGLRTLLAVHGVKLLYEALASASLGLSGNEAVLAMGKGYAEFAKQHPGLYEVTLQAPDEEHAELIEEGERLLNLIMAVLKPYQLGPDGELHAVRGLRSILHGFASLEQKGGFGIPLDVSESLSATLSAFLAGIDRFREH, encoded by the coding sequence ATGTCGCCAAGAGCGGGACTTGGTCGCGGCAAAATAGTAACGGCGGCCGCGCAAATTGCCGACGAGCATGGAATGGAAGGGGTGACGCTGGCGGCTCTTGCCGCCAAGCTGGGCGTTCGCCCCCCTTCATTGTATAATCACATTAACGGACAGGCCGGTCTAAGGACCCTGCTTGCAGTACACGGAGTGAAACTGCTTTATGAGGCCCTGGCTTCCGCGTCGCTTGGTTTAAGCGGCAATGAGGCGGTGCTGGCCATGGGAAAAGGCTACGCCGAATTTGCCAAGCAGCATCCGGGATTGTATGAGGTGACTCTGCAAGCCCCGGATGAGGAGCATGCGGAGCTTATTGAGGAAGGGGAGCGTTTACTGAATCTGATTATGGCTGTTCTGAAACCTTATCAATTGGGGCCGGATGGTGAACTGCATGCGGTAAGAGGGCTCCGCAGCATTTTGCACGGGTTCGCATCGCTGGAGCAAAAGGGAGGCTTCGGGATTCCGCTTGACGTTAGCGAAAGCCTGTCAGCGACCCTTAGCGCTTTCCTGGCAGGGATTGACCGGTTCCGGGAACATTGA
- a CDS encoding AlkZ-related protein → MVFEAAPASFTFEDAAKLVSQIGILPLAPLIPDHPSLKSLTKEEDWHTDTELDPWKWRVRFPAEGLAAYGKFLKKKAVLVDREWFPYFAAVLGNARTFRERYSGGLAGREAHVILEIIEDNEGIETRQLRAEAGMKAKEKKTAFDNALNELQGSSDIVISGVQQRLNADGAKNGWNSTSFETAGHWMRGTGIESFPGTREEAVLWLKARMEPVWTQDAMAWIHKCWA, encoded by the coding sequence ATGGTATTTGAAGCAGCACCGGCGTCCTTTACTTTTGAAGATGCCGCGAAACTTGTGTCACAAATCGGGATTCTGCCGCTTGCGCCGCTTATCCCGGATCACCCTTCGCTCAAGAGTCTTACCAAAGAAGAAGATTGGCACACCGATACGGAACTCGATCCATGGAAGTGGCGTGTACGGTTTCCGGCAGAGGGTCTGGCAGCGTACGGGAAGTTTCTGAAGAAAAAAGCTGTGCTCGTTGACAGAGAATGGTTTCCTTATTTCGCTGCCGTATTGGGAAATGCGCGGACGTTCAGGGAGCGTTATAGCGGCGGTCTGGCCGGCAGGGAGGCGCACGTTATTCTGGAGATCATAGAGGATAATGAGGGGATAGAGACGCGTCAGCTTCGGGCGGAGGCTGGGATGAAGGCCAAAGAGAAGAAGACCGCTTTTGACAACGCCTTGAACGAGCTTCAGGGAAGCTCGGATATAGTCATTTCGGGGGTACAGCAGAGGCTGAACGCCGATGGAGCGAAAAACGGCTGGAACAGCACCTCATTTGAGACGGCCGGACATTGGATGCGCGGGACCGGAATCGAATCTTTTCCAGGAACAAGGGAGGAAGCCGTTCTTTGGCTGAAGGCTCGGATGGAACCGGTGTGGACGCAGGACGCGATGGCATGGATTCACAAGTGCTGGGCATAG
- a CDS encoding aminopeptidase, with translation MNFNQKLENYALLAVKIGVNIQPGQTLVVNADIAASELVRLVVRKAYEAGAKFVKVNYSDEVVTRTRYDLAPEESFSEPPKRFAEEMEELARNNACFLTIISADPDLLKGIDPKRISLNQRVMAEAMAGYRQLLMSNQASWSGVAYPSASWAAKVFPDAPEEDRIPLLWDAIFRAVRADAEDPLEAWRQHLGELKRRCDKLNERKYRKLHYTAPGTDLTVELPEGHIWCQAGAVNGKGTPFLANIPTEEVFTVAHRDGTNGKVSSTKPLSYAGSVIDRFTLTFKDGKVTDYTAEVGQDKLAVLFSMDEGAASLGEVALVPHRSPISQSGILYYTTLYDENASCHLALGASYAFTLEGGISLTKEQLAERGMNQSLIHVDFMMGSPEMDIDGITDDGTVDPIFRGGGWA, from the coding sequence TTGAATTTCAATCAAAAGCTGGAGAATTATGCACTCCTTGCCGTAAAGATCGGCGTCAACATTCAGCCCGGGCAAACGCTTGTCGTCAACGCGGATATCGCAGCGTCCGAGCTGGTTCGACTAGTCGTGCGCAAAGCTTATGAGGCTGGAGCGAAGTTCGTCAAGGTGAACTATTCGGATGAGGTTGTAACGAGAACGCGCTATGATCTCGCCCCGGAGGAATCATTCTCGGAGCCTCCGAAACGGTTCGCGGAAGAAATGGAGGAGCTTGCGCGGAACAATGCCTGCTTCCTGACCATCATCTCGGCCGATCCAGATCTGCTGAAAGGTATTGATCCGAAGCGGATCTCCCTCAATCAGCGAGTTATGGCTGAGGCGATGGCGGGCTACCGCCAGCTGCTGATGAGCAACCAGGCGAGCTGGAGCGGCGTCGCTTATCCTTCGGCCTCCTGGGCAGCCAAAGTATTCCCGGATGCGCCGGAGGAAGATCGCATCCCGCTGCTGTGGGACGCAATCTTCCGCGCTGTCCGCGCGGACGCGGAGGACCCGCTCGAAGCCTGGCGGCAGCATCTGGGTGAACTGAAGCGCCGCTGCGACAAGCTGAATGAGCGCAAGTACCGCAAGCTGCATTACACGGCGCCGGGCACCGACCTGACCGTTGAGCTGCCGGAGGGCCATATCTGGTGCCAGGCCGGAGCGGTAAACGGCAAGGGCACTCCCTTTCTGGCCAACATCCCTACCGAGGAAGTGTTCACGGTTGCGCACCGCGACGGGACAAACGGCAAGGTCAGCAGCACGAAGCCGCTCAGTTATGCGGGAAGCGTTATTGACCGCTTTACCCTGACCTTCAAAGACGGCAAGGTTACGGATTATACCGCTGAGGTGGGACAGGACAAGCTGGCTGTGCTGTTCTCCATGGATGAAGGAGCCGCTTCGCTTGGCGAAGTGGCGCTCGTACCCCACCGTTCACCGATTTCTCAAAGCGGCATTCTGTATTACACCACGCTGTATGACGAGAATGCGTCCTGTCACCTGGCGCTGGGAGCTTCGTATGCTTTCACTCTGGAAGGCGGCATATCCTTGACGAAAGAACAACTGGCCGAGCGCGGTATGAACCAAAGTCTGATTCACGTCGATTTCATGATGGGCTCCCCGGAAATGGATATCGACGGTATTACGGATGACGGCACGGTCGATCCGATTTTCCGTGGTGGCGGATGGGCGTAA
- a CDS encoding aminopeptidase — translation MTDFEAKLSKYADLAIKIGVNVQPGQALVVNAPIVAAEFVRLIAAKAYEAGASQVKVNWSDERITRLMFEHAAPEVFTKAPTWYAGEITEFAENGAAVLSVIAEDPDALKGIEQARIANYHKTRGAALTKYREYVMSDKISWSIVAIPSQAWADKVFPDVPAEERIDKLWEAIFHTVRLDQEEPVAAWQDHLNTLEAKAAVLNAKKYKKLRYAAPGTDLTIELPEGHLWAQGDSINAQGHTFVANMPTEEVFTAPLKTGVNGTVRSTKPLSYGGNIIDGFSLTFENGKIVSVTAEKGQETLEHLISLDEGAKYLGEVALVPYHSPISESNILYYNTLFDENASNHLAIGTAYAFCLEGGKSMTQEELEKRGLNTSVTHVDFMIGSAEMNIYGVTGDGTEEPVFLNGNWAF, via the coding sequence ATGACCGATTTTGAAGCAAAGCTCTCCAAATACGCCGACCTGGCCATCAAAATAGGCGTAAATGTGCAGCCCGGACAGGCGCTGGTCGTGAATGCGCCCATCGTTGCGGCAGAATTCGTCCGGTTGATCGCAGCCAAGGCATATGAAGCGGGTGCCAGCCAGGTTAAAGTGAACTGGAGCGACGAGCGCATCACGCGGCTGATGTTCGAACATGCCGCCCCGGAGGTGTTCACTAAAGCCCCGACCTGGTATGCCGGCGAAATTACCGAGTTTGCCGAGAACGGCGCGGCCGTGCTGTCGGTCATCGCTGAGGACCCGGATGCTCTGAAAGGCATCGAACAGGCCCGGATCGCGAACTATCACAAGACTCGGGGAGCGGCCCTGACCAAATACCGCGAGTATGTCATGTCCGATAAAATCAGCTGGAGCATCGTCGCCATCCCTTCGCAGGCTTGGGCCGACAAGGTGTTCCCCGATGTGCCTGCGGAAGAGCGGATCGACAAGCTGTGGGAAGCCATTTTCCACACTGTGCGTCTTGACCAGGAAGAACCGGTAGCCGCCTGGCAGGATCATCTGAACACGCTGGAAGCCAAAGCGGCCGTGCTGAACGCCAAGAAATATAAGAAGCTGCGTTACGCCGCACCGGGTACGGATCTCACCATTGAGCTTCCGGAAGGCCACCTGTGGGCGCAGGGCGACAGCATCAATGCCCAGGGCCATACCTTTGTGGCCAATATGCCGACCGAAGAAGTATTTACCGCTCCGCTGAAAACGGGCGTCAACGGAACCGTCCGCAGCACGAAACCGCTCAGTTATGGCGGCAACATTATCGACGGCTTCTCTCTCACCTTCGAGAACGGAAAAATTGTCTCGGTTACCGCAGAAAAGGGACAGGAAACGCTTGAGCATTTGATCAGCCTGGACGAAGGTGCCAAATATTTGGGCGAAGTGGCGCTTGTTCCCTATCATTCCCCGATTTCGGAGTCGAATATTTTGTATTACAACACGCTGTTTGACGAAAATGCTTCGAATCATCTCGCGATCGGAACCGCCTACGCTTTCTGTCTGGAGGGCGGCAAGAGCATGACACAGGAAGAACTTGAAAAGCGCGGTCTTAACACGAGCGTTACGCATGTCGATTTTATGATCGGCTCAGCTGAGATGAATATCTACGGCGTGACAGGGGACGGAACGGAAGAGCCGGTATTCTTGAACGGAAACTGGGCGTTTTAA